Part of the Spinacia oleracea cultivar Varoflay chromosome 5, BTI_SOV_V1, whole genome shotgun sequence genome, taaaagcttcaatacctctttcatttttcttttgttacttcagagcaattttttagagagagaaagcaaaTTTCGTTCTGCCAAAGATCTGCTTGTGCTTGCgcttgagtgttcttggattcgTTGTCCAATGTTCTTGAGGGTTTAGAGGACTTGTCAAAACTTCTCATCGgtttgatcattttctggtaagttctctgtcaaaactttgttttttgtatgcttgtgggacctctcttgtttattgtttatagtgTTCTGTGGAGGCGTCTTGGGGGTTATGACGCCCATCTCTTTCATTCCtttgctaaagtcagacgtcctgccccttatgcaggacggcatagctcgaattagacaaacaaccaacgtgcgtgcatgggctgcaccgcgagagggggacgatagggttcctttttcAAACCCGTCCCAAGGAAGTAGGAGTGGAGTCCGCTCCTCCCGTAATACAGGAGACGGGGCCATAAGAATTGCATATTCCCCTAGAAGAAGGAAGAATGTGGCTTGCCGTCCCCGCGTTCCacgcgaggattttgaagatgactcctctagctcttcagacgaggagtttgcaaaaaaccTTCCTCCCATGGTCCGGGGAAAGGAGGACGTCAATCTATTTCCTTCCGatatctttcccagcatgaaatggctgaggtatttgagggagcagggacgtgactttgagcgttttctgctTCTGTCCCCAGGTTTTAGTCTTAGGAGCCCTCGACCCCATGACTCCGTGGACCAACTCTCCCAGGGAGAGGTAGCTGTTTATACTGCTGCCTTTAGGTTGGATCTTAGATATCCTTTGCACCCCTTTATGATGGACGTTTTGGAGGGGTATGACattggccttgctcaattgacGCCTAACTCCTGGGCAAACGTTTTTGGTTTTATTGCCAAGTGTGCTTTGAGCGGCgtcaccccttcctttcctgctttccttcgtctcgtagtcattgccccttcttctcgttctccctaggggtggttcaccctttacagccgtcggggatataagacggtggtgggtaagacttctagttgggtttggtggaggaagaagtggtctaTTGTTCGAATGGAAGACCTCTCTCTTTCTAGACGTCTTACTACGTGAAACCGTCGGCCCCGCTATTTGTTTAAAGCTGATGCCTACCCTCGCCTTTCGTCCAGAGAGTGGGGACTAGTGAAGCCCTTGTTCCGGGCcgagatgtatcggctgtcgtcaaagagccatgcctgggtgcctaatgcttggcttccccatgtcggccagttcaccaatatagtctttctttcggccgttggtctttgttcctatttgagtagaggtagttACCCATAGATTTtcactttcttttttttatttttttattttttattaacccTTGGCTTTGTAGGTTCTGCCATGGATCGCCTATCCTCTAAAGACAAGGGTGTAGTGGAAGTACCTGCTTGGCTGTCCGAGGTGTACACtgaggacattctcaaggccgtggaggccaagaaaaaggactccTCCAAGAATTCCAgcgagggtgcctctggtgacGTCGCCAAGGTAATTTTTATCTATTATTTTTAAGCTTTTGCCTCTGTTCGTTTTTTATATTGAGTTGGTCGCTGACTTCCTTCATCTTTAGGAACCCACTTTGCCAGCTACGAAGAAGCGTCCTGCATCTTCGACGGAGGCTCCTAAGCCAAAACGgcccttctttaagaagatgggtACGGCCGATGCCGGCACAAAGCCTTCGGTACCAAAACCGTCCGCTCCTCTAGCTGAGGGAGAGGTTCTTCCTACCCAGACGTTCATTCCTCCTCCTGAGCAAAAGGAGGTCCCTTCCCAGGCGGACATCGAAAGGGATTTTGCTGCTGGAGCAGCTGCTAACGAAGTAGCAGTTGAACAGGCTGAGGCTGCTGACGCCACCACCTCGTCCAAGGAGgacaagggtaaaggcaaggaagctaaggctccttctactgataatACCTCTACTTCTCCTGCAGCTTCGCCAATTGGTTAGTGTTTTCTGTACTTTAAATCTGTCGTGTCAAGTTGGGATTTGCACGATGTTTGATAATCTTGGCGTTTGGTTTagttgagatgttcaagcggatgcggcgggccgaggtggcgagcatcccccttctgccggttttagctcagaggcgaaGGATAAGATCCGTGCGGACGTGTATGCGGCCATCCCTGAGGAATATGTGAGGTCACTCCCCGGGATTGACTTGGGattctttgggtccattcagtcCCTCGTCCTTGATGTGAGACACTTACTCCTGGATCTTTGTAGTTATGATTATATATGTACGTTGTTTTTAATCCTATGTTGTCTTTGGCATCTTTTCATTCGCTGTGCCGAGAGTAGGAACTATCGCTTTGATATGCATAATgagatgctcaagcacaaggaccaTATCGAGAATCATGAGCAATATGCTGAGAAGACGGCCAGATTGATCAACTTGGACGCGGACAAGGAGATCAAATCCAAGACAGAAGCTCTGAGGAAGGCCGAGGAGGACGCCGAGAAGTATAAAGAGAAGTTGCTGGAGCATGAGGAGCGGCTGGCCGTGTTGAGAAAGGAGTACTCTTCCGTCTCGGAGCGGGTGACTAATTTCTCTTCCAAGGTGAGTGTTCTTGAGGATCAGCTCAAGACCATGCAGGGGAAGATTGAGGTCGTGCGCAAGGAGGCTGCCAGCTCTTTCAAGTTGGGCGAGGAGTCCATCTTGGAGAGTGCCCAAAAGGCGTGGGACCAGTCTATGGACGAGAAAGACTTTTCCTGGTTCAAACGCCGTATCTCCCATCAGATAGCCGTTTCGACGGCTAGACGCCTAGGCCTAGATCCCCCTAAGTTCGTCAGTGAcggggaggaggacatggaggaaGACGAGGTGAACACCCCTGAAGGCCAAGACGTCCAGGACGGGAGTTCTATTGCCCCTCATCCTTAAGCGGCTTTTCTCGTAGTTGGTTTAAATAACGCCGTGGgcgtttgtaataactttggtgcctttTGGCATTTATTTGACTTGGTTTGTTTGCGCCTTGAGCGCTATGTATAAACAATTCGTGCCGTTGtgcactttattttattttaattccatCAGTTCGTTACTGATTTCTTGGGAATTCTTTTTGGGTCCATTTGTTGGACGAGaacctcagtgttttaggtgatcagcctaatttgaggcgctaatctaggccacttctcaggccgtcaaacgattagtctttttagacgccatccaaggaggaggtcttatgtcTGAATGTTTGCTCTTGTTTAAGTCTTCTTTTTTGGGCGCCTTTCGAAGAAAAGGCGTCATGTTGGATGTCTAAACCCttcgtgtttattagcactgggtacgtccaaacccttcgtgtttattagcactgggtattgtttatttttattttttgacgcCACTATTTTAGGGATTGTTTTCTGGTGAGTTTCTTCACCCTTTAGTGTTCCTTTTTAAAGGTTCAACTGGGACTTGTATTCGTCAGATAAGTGTTCATTTACTAAATTGCTTGCTACATTCACCGTGTCTTAGGCGGGCgtttacaggccgttttgtgggctctagtacaatagctaggccgttttgtaggctctgagtacaatagtTACCCTAATGATGTTCTACTTTCAGCCACTTTCTTCAATTTTGACCGCTTCTATTTGGACGGGTTTAGTTTCTTTGGCGACTTGAGGTTCATCTTCATGCTTTCGTTTTCCTCTAACTTCGGCAGAGtcttgcttccatgctgacgggttgagggtcgtcaggtaacagtccctagcctattgttgatctccatgtatggtgcctatAACTCCATCATTGCACACAAACTTCAGAAGaatcagatgggtgacgactacaaCCTTAATCTTGTTTAGggtgggtcgtcccaagatgacattgtaCGCAGTCAAGTCTTTGACAATTAGGAAGTCCACCCCTATCTTTCGCCCATTCTTCCTATTCCCAATTCGAACCGGAAGAGTGATGACGCCAACAGGgtgaatgatactccctccgaaaccaatgatgggatggtgaattctttcgatggttttggggtcatgcgctaggcgattgaggcattctagactcattatgtcggacgagcttcccgtgtctattagTATGCGTTTAACCCTCATGTTAGAtatcttgaattcgaccacaaGGGGATCATCATGCGGCGTGGCTATCTGTCCGCCATCTGACTCACATATTTTTATCCTTGGGAATGGATCCATGGGCGCTTTGGCTGACAGCAGCACTTGTCCTAAGCGGCGAGCATAATCTTTCTGTCCtctcatggtgggtcctccagcggACGGCTACAAATCCCCCGTCGATGTGTTGTCCCTTAGTCGGTGAggcaggtgacttgttctttttgtattggttttttccaaagccatgagcattcttctgtaagtagttcttgaggtgtcctttggaggctaggccATCTAAATCCCTCTTCAAGCTTTTACAATTCTTGGTTTCATGTCCTAtgtcttcatggaactggcaatataatTTGGGATCTCGAGTCTCAGCAGGAGATTTCATGGGGAAAGGTCGATCAAGGTCGTACCTTGTTCCCACGTCTTTTAGTATGGTGAGAAGATATGTGTTGTACTCAAAATATTCATTTTCTTGCGgtcgttctctcttgtgcccaggagagttggtatcatgctcttttgaGAGAGCCCATGTGCCATTCACTCGTGGGGATTTTCGGTCCACTTTATCCTTCTTCCCGGAGGAGTCTGTTGTTTCACCAATCCTTCCTTCCTTTGACGCGCTGTATATTTCTGTTGCGtggataaatgcttcagccTCGTCCAGGACCTCGGCCATAGTccttacactcttcttaaccagatcaaacttgaaggatcccttcttcaatcctctgataaaattatcaaatgAGACGCCATCAGGcaagtctgggatctgtccAGCCTCTAGATTGAAACGCTTCACGTAGCTTCTTAGGGACTCATCTTTCCCTTGTTGGATCCGTCCCAAATTCATActcgttttcctttcttccttgtgcgCCATGAACCTCGTAGAGAACAAAGTTTGTAGTTCGTTaaaagaggcaattgatcctgggggcagccgttcaaaccatttagacgctactcctttgagcgtggctggaaagtatttgcaccaagtggcttcattggttccctgAACGTAGATGTGATGGCGGTATGCGACAAGGTGCATATCGGATTGGTGGTCCCGTCATACGCTTCAATTGTAGGAGTTTTTACCTAGGGTTCCTTCGGGGCGTTCATGATCTCGTCAGAGAAAGGGGTACTCATGTACCTTAACGTCAGGTTGTTGAGCCCTTGCTGAATATGATAGGTTGGTTCACGGCGGTTGGATAGCAGGCGGGGGCGCATGCTTACCCTATGGGGCGTCACCTGGGTCGGTCCACGTGTAGTGGGATAGAATGGCGGATCTTCCATCACAGGAGTGGACCCggtgtctgatagttcagattcagcttcataatgttcttgacATCTTGAGGCTGGCCGTAAGACGGCTGGTGGGCTTCCCCTAGACGATGGTCGTATGACTGGGTCCCTTCGAGGTAAGAAGGTGGGGGGTCATGGCCGTTTCCCGAGTGCTCAGGCACAGGGCTGACTCCCCTGCTTGCTTGTGGACGAGAACCTTCTCCATCCCTCCAAACGTTGGATCTGAGCGGCATTCTGCTgatccgattgacgcctagaCTGAGGGGCCTCTGTGGAGCCGTCCTCTCAGCGCAGTAGATTAGCATTAttttccgaatttcatcttccaatgtagtgctcatctgttgtcgataggtctgattcatttgctgtGGGAATCCCGTTAAGATCTCGCGGAGGGAGCCCACCGAGACTGGCAAATCTAGATTCTCGTCTAACACGGCGTCTCGGACGCTGGggcttagatggccgcctggAGGAGACGCCTCGGTTATTGGTTCTTCTTCAACAACCACCTCAGCCTGCATCCGTCGCGGTGTGTTCCCTGCATTTGCGATTCGATTGGCTTCTTCAATGTGTCGTCTCTCTGTCAGAGTGTAGTTCGGCCaggacactgtacctccccacagacggcgccaaatgttgtgggatcttttacggtgatgacgtgtcacgcgttcctctgaggtatcaagtatgagctggcacgaacttctggcaacctgcaaaacaagaatattcccgcaggaatattccctccgatgcttaagtaagtataagctagagagaaaagtaatttgtagagagaaggtagagcaatgatagttttaggttggtgggaatgaattgaatgccttttacctagggatctgcactatttatactgctagggtttctcgggaactggtcctgcatgattggatGTTGTGCAAGattaggacacgtgtcctgctaagTTTTTTGGAGGCTTGGTCTGGACCAAGTGGGCCTTTTAATCGTTTGGGCCTTGGCCCTGTGAAGTTGAGGAAAGCCCGCTGGTGggcttttgggccttctttctgggCTTTAATAATTCAgtcaggtggcattcttttaggccacatcagcaCTCGTATCCATATACCAATTCTAATCGAGGTTGAAGATTCATAGCATTAAAGAAAGTCGGCATATCCGTGGGTTGATACTAACTGCCTGGAACCAAGAAAGCACTATTGGGTTGGCGTGGTGCTGGGCCCAAAATACCTTGGCTTGAATGTTGTGGAGTTTGAGAATATTTCTGAGGTTGTTGCATTGGGCCTCTCCACTGGGCCGGCAGGGATGGGTAAGGACAAGGGGCAAAGTATGGACCCCAAGGCCCcatctgtaatacctcgtattttctgtaattataaatatattttattatatttataaagtatttttatgatttttagaatttaaatcgcatttaaatattatttaaatgtatttttaattaagtaccaaacgaatttattatttcattttgggaatttaattgggtttcaaaagtaaaacgatttttaattaatctagcccaattcaattccaagttcaagtccaaacaaattaagcaagctcatcttatgtttaatgaagcccgaaagggaatcctgaagcctagcccatctttgagtttcctaagcctataaatataggtgctcaccctcaaaatccctcactttattcattaaacctaaaagtaaaaccctaaccctaaattcctctttctttcgtcgaacttcTTTTAGGTCGTTTTATCCTACTTCCGTTCATTTTCAGAAAAAGGTTTCTGTTTCAAAATTGTTGAtctcgaaaagttcttgaactttgCCTCCAGAATCGATCGATTCCGAGTTATAGATTAAAAGTTATGTGCATTCTAAATTCCTGCTGCAGTACTTCACTTTTTCCTTTCCTCTCTCGTTTTCGTCCGTGCACAGCCCAGTCCCGAGCCTTGCTCgtcgctgctgccttgtgctgctgcccacacgcaacacaattgtgttgtgtgtgttgttgttgttgttgatcgttcatactccgtatacttttaaccttttccaaattccgtttttaaattattaaattactattattgttttggattgttTAAATtgttgggaacggttatgaacaccgtattatgatgtttttcatatttgaattcatgaggttgattttaattagaagagttattatttttcagatttaataaaataataaagtgtcaatttttattaccaaaacataGTTTTTATGATTGTTTATTACTAGGGTTTTAATCCCAACAGTATAGgaaattgatttacataatttaatgatgatttaaattatgggaataaatcttaattttcagatttaatataaggtcgtaaagtgttgatttttaatgatttttaaaggtCAAAAGTCAATATTTTTGGTACTAGGACTTTAATTGACCAATAATTAGATTGTTAaagaacgattaatttctaattcaaacaaaggttttagaatcttaaatagtttctggaaatttagtaaacatggataataattaaatttctccattttgtttataggaggtgatttctagtgagtcgtgattcgcacattGGCCCCCGTAcctaggtattccaggtacgtacaagactagggtgaccacccatcccttgaggactttgtgaagtgtattgaatgcgaatcatgtgaacttaaatgttggaaattcatgtttgattttgagaacgagcatgttattattattattgaatctatgtgcacgagcatgttatgaattgaattatgctttatagattctattgaactatcatgttatggacttttataatcgttgaattatgtctagcatgttgttcaagttggtttgcatgtatgagtattgcgcatgcaagttattattattattattattattattattattattattattattattattattattattattattattattattattattattattattattattattattatgctatagtacgggatgtATAGCATATGTTGAGCCTATGGAATATTGCcggtgagcaatatatattctacgaaggggtagaatatgttagagagtctatgtgaattgaattaaggacaattcgtgctaagggcacaccccgcttgttaataggcaatgtcgggttatctcaaacagtgtttttgagaaggaacaatgggagtaatttcacttaagtctatgtttgatcccaagtcctaaaggattaaaaatgaagtgtcattgttgaattgtttagttgtttaattgtttgcatgttgtgtcttgtgtagagtctttagtcgccttgaacataacatactaattaacgtagaGTGTAACccgaaagagcttcaaaactcttggaacgtatataccttgagtatgaacaatggggggagtcttgccggaaaacttgtactccttgaatgatacaagacgttgtttcattcttcttttatgccgttgtgcattggaattccgtcggtatggcccgactgtcggtagtagcccaacttattattatttggtgtatggttggctcccatcacccttttctttccttttgaggatactttattttaattacccgttcgaagctacttctttattaaactgtgagtcaagagtcgtgtcaagtgtcgagacttgtctccatgtttacttgtttattatatggcttttgcatgtggattattaattcgttgagtgaagcatgttaggatagaatgctattctagcttgttcgtactcagcttttgctgacttcgtgcttcatgtcttctggtcatggcctttgccttaatgaccctatgatgatccatcaattgcatttgcgttgttggggagtagaattttaataaagcaggtttgtagagataacttgccggagaagttatcatgggaatcgTGTTGAGAGCTTAATCTTCCATATTTTTTAAactctatttatagtcatgactactactattgctactatttatagttaatagattttgaaatatttaatactttggttttgggccttagtggttccagtttgttttaatgacccattaactatttaatatgtttttaaagttagttaattccgctgcgtaattctggtaaatattattagccgttatcacggtggcggtaatatcttggtaattcctgtgttttaagtcggaaaatgttttataaaaagcaaggaattattagggtgttacaccatCCATGGAAAAGAAACCTGCTAATTGTTTTGAGAGGATTGATTCCCACGGTTGTTATTGCCTGAGTTCTTACCGGAGTTTTTATTATTCCATTTTTTCTTCCCCTTTCCTTTCCCTTTACCGCCACCGGAGTTAGGTTGAGCAGCCACTGGGTACGCGGATACATTGgccgccgccgccgccaccAAAGCAGTCGGTGGAGCAGACTCGACGTCGTCATTCTCTTCGCGGGTGCGCCGTTCAAGATCAAGCATGGAGCATGCCTCGACAAACGAGGGAAAAGGATTGCTTTGCTGAATCAACGTCCCCATCGTCCTGTACTCCGGCGTAAGTTTTGCAGCCAACTTGAGAACCAATCGTTCCTCCGAGATAGGGTGGCCAATTGCCGCCAACTGGTCGGAAACATCCTTCAACTCCGAACGGTAATCATCCAGAGTCGCACAATTCTTGAGTTTGATAGAGCCAAAACGGTTATCAAGATGGACAACCCGACTGCCCCTGTTATCCTGGAAAAAGTTGCGTAGGTTATCCCAAGCCACCATAGCTGTAGCCTTTTCATCCTAAATCTTATACAGAAGGTCAGTAGAAATCGTGCCATAGATCCATTGAAGAACGGCGGCATCAAGCCATTCCCACATCTCGTCAGTTAGGTCCGTTGGACGAGCCACCACGGGATAAATGTGATCGAGAACATTAAAGACCTTTGCATGAGTGGGAAAGAGTGTCGCCCATGGTGAATATTGTACCTTATTAACATCAAGGGCAAGAGAGACAAGGCCATGGATATTAGTAACACCCAACGACGGGTGGTAGGCGTTGACAACCGTGGTCGGAGTAGCAGCGGAGGTAGGAGTATCCTCACCGTCAGTCATGGTGAGAAGAGGAGGAGAGCAGAGAAAAACGGAGAGGAAGGTCGAGAAAGAGGTGGCTAGGGTTAGGGCTTGATACCATGTAAGATGAGATAATTCTCCTTGAGGAGACCTTCGTTAATTATTCACAATATATAGTAATCCTAAGTAACCCTATTATACATAATTACATTAAGCTAACTATGGACAATATTATTTACAGAATATTGTCTAACAAAAATCGTATAACAACTACTATACCCTAGTCTATGAGAAACTGTGTAGGGAAGCTGTGAAGGTTGATTAGCATATACCACTTAACAACATGCAGATTATGTTTATCTTAAGCCTTATGTTGAGTTTATCTCACAGATTTTGAGAACTTCAGTCCTAAGTTTGGaacataagttttttttttaccttAAGTATACACATGCGTTCTCTTTGTTTAGCTCTATTTGGTCCTTAAGGGGGGTGATTGTTATTCATTGTTTTATTGCCTCAACTTGTTTTTCAAAATCTGTTACAATGTTTCTGTTTGTGGAGTAGTTTGTCAGTCATCTGCGTTTGATGTAGTAgatataccttttttttttttttattattcagtactacatatacatatacaactatttagcaattaggcatttcatgaaatatcacCAATTAACCCGTAAGCTAATTAATAATCGAACAGAATTTAGTAATGATTTACTTGAATTATAAGTTTTAAAATGAGTTCACCTTTCTTCGAAGAAAAATCTCGTACGGTGTAAAATTGTTGTTGCTTCCGTCGATGAAGTTATTCGTTCACTGCATAATTAACGAAAATAAAGTAAACATTCTAAAACATTCTAATGTAAGCAAATGACCGGTAGTTGGACATAGAATAATAGAAGCTAAGACCCTGTTCTTTTGAACTTAATTGCAGTTCTATTAAGTTCAAtttaattcagttcagttcagttcagttcaattcagttcagctccattcacttcagttcagttcaactgAGCTCCATTCAACTCAGTTCAATTTAGTTCAGCCTAAAAAAGCTCAGAAGAACATGACCTAAATGTTACACCATTTTTAAATATACGTAGCAGAAGCAAAAAGTTGCACTTGTATGAAGTGAAGTATGGAACCCAAACATAACAATGGGGTAGTTGGATGTTGAATAGAACCAAAAAGATGAATATATAAGCTGCAtgaacttttattttattttttattttaaaaaagctGGATTTATATGATTCTACAAAACTGCAATCaaattatatattttcaaaaaaggaaaaagtacATTTTATCAAATGTTCCAATTCAATACGTTCCTCAATTGATGATCGACAatgaaaactgaaaataataaagcttTTCGTTGATATTGTTACAAAAAATAAGCAGTATGTATAAGAAAAACGTAGCAACTAAATGTTGGATACAATACAAAGAGTGAGGTTTAATTCTACCATTTTGTGAAAATGGGCTTGGTCTCACATTGGTAGAAAAGTAAAGTGGGGGTTTCAAGAGTGGTATTGAAAAGTGTTTTATCCCACATTGAAAGAAAAAAGGATGTTTCCCTTGCTTAAATATAGGGAAGTTTTGTTTATACTTTGAAGTACTGTCCCTAGTGGTTTGGGCTAGAAGGGGACATCCCCACGCGCGCGCCGCCGCCGCCCGTCTGGGTTGTGTGTTATTATGAGACCGTTCAGTTACGCAGCTCACTCCACACTCTTAATGAAAGTATCGTACTATCGAAAACGCTCCCTTAATTTACGTCTTCGTTTTAATTAcgcaattgatttccgattctTCAGTCACAAACATTTTGATTGAGCAATTCATTTTTAATTCTTCGGTTACAGATGTTTTTGCCTTATAATCAGATTAAGGGAGCTCATTTGTGATACACCGAAAACATTCATTCTCTTCTCCTCCCTTTTCTAAAACTATTATCCTGAGCATATTATGAGTTCCTTAGTTCGTCTTATTTGAGTGCACATTAAGATGAATTGCTGTGTAAAATCTTATGGGGCAACGTCTATTCCGATTGCACCATAGTCCGGGCGAATTTTACTTCTAAGACAGTGTTGTATAACACGTCGCAACTTCACATATATACATCAATTCAACCCACATTTCCTTAATCATTTTGGATTTTACAGTATTATCTCTTACACTAAAAAAACTATTTCATTTTGGTCTTGAGCCACGAGAATTATACACCATGGAAGATGGAACCAAATTAAAGCAACAACTAAGTGAGAAATCTCcatataattaataaaatatattgaaCCAAAAAGTTGAATTGAAGGAGTATATATGTAGGATATAcctacaagtgagaaatggCGATGTTGGTGGCGAAATGGCAATGAGTTAAGGGGTAGTGCATGCATAACTTTTTCTTCCTTGGTAGTTTATTTTGAGGGGGTAATTTTTCTTCCTCTGTAGTTAATTTTGACGGGGGTGGTTCAATAGATTAACAAGggtttttttctttgaatgatTTTAGTGGGAGTGAATAGAATTGCTCTAT contains:
- the LOC110776927 gene encoding uncharacterized protein encodes the protein MTDGEDTPTSAATPTTVVNAYHPSLGVTNIHGLVSLALDVNKDEKATAMVAWDNLRNFFQDNRGSRVVHLDNRFGSIKLKNCATLDDYRSELKDVSDQLAAIGHPISEERLVLKLAAKLTPEYRTMGTLIQQSNPFPSFVEACSMLDLERRTREENDDVESAPPTALVAAAAANVSAYPVAAQPNSGGGKGKGKGKKKWNNKNSGKNSGNNNRGNQSSQNN